A segment of the Candidatus Moraniibacteriota bacterium genome:
ATATTCTTGTGGAATTCCTATACTTTTCCCAGAAATATTTCCTGTAAGATAATCTTCATATCTCTTACTGCCGCTCTGAGCAGAAGTCGCATCCAATAAATCTTCTCCGGAAATTTCTGAAAGAATTATAGCTACATCTTCAACGTTTTTTGCAACCGGTCCTATTTGGTCAAGACTGGAGGCCATTGCAAGCAATCCATTTCGTGAAACACGTCCATAGGTAGGTTTTAAACCTACAACTCCGCAAAATGAGGCTGGCTGGCGGATTGATCCTCCGGTATCTGAACCAAGAGACCAAACAGCTTCATTTGCTGCCACAGCGGCTATTGAACCTCCGGAAGAGCCCCCTGGAACACGTTCTATATCTAAAGGATTTTTAGTAATTTGATAGGCGCTATTTTCAGTAGACGAACCCATGGCAAATTCATCCATATTTGTTTTTCCTAAAAAAACAGCTCCGCTTTTTTTCAGGTGCTTGATAACGGTTGCATCATAAGGAGCAATATAATTATCCAGAATTTTTGAACCTGCAGTAGTCCTTACTCCTTTTATGCAGATATTGTCTTTGATCGCACAGGGTATGCCTTCTATTATTCCTATTTTTTCTCCTTTTGAAATTTTTTCATCCACTTTTTTTGCTTGATCCATCGCCAGCTCTTTTGTCAATGTCAAATAGGCTGAAACTTCTGGTTCTTTTTTTTCAATAAAAGCAAAATAATTTTCCGCAAGCTGAACTGCCGTTATTTCCTTGCTTATTAATTTATTGTGAAGTTCTTTGATCATTTTTTTTAAAAAATAAAACTATAAAACGCTTTTGACCTTAATATATCCGTCTTTGTTTTCCGGTATATTTTTGATAATTCTTTCTTTTTCCAAAGGTTCGAATTCTTTATTGATATCGGAACGGTATATATTCTGCATACCGGTAATATGGCCTATAGGCTCAATGCCCTCCACATTAAGCTCATTGAGTTTTTTGAAATAATCCAAAATTTCAGACAATTCATTCTGATATTTTTTAATATCTTTTTCATCTAAGCCTATTCTAGCCAAAGTTGCTATATGCAAAATTTCTTCCCTGGTTAGCATAATTATTTTTGGAAAATTATTTTTTTATAAGTTTTATAAATTCTTCCTCTCCTATAATTGCCACTCCTAATTCCTTGGCTTTTTCATACTTCGATCCGGGATTTTCTCCCGCAACAACATAATCTGTTTTTTGGCTTACAGAAGAAGAAATGCCACCGCCTCTTTTTCTTATCATATCTTTTGCTTCATCTCTTGTAAAGCTGGAAAGTTCCCCAGTCAGGACAAAATTTTTGCCTGATAATTTTTGATTGCCATCTGATATATTTTCTGCTTCAGCGACTTCTAAAATGACACCGAGTTTTTTTATTTTTTCGAGAAGCTCGAGATTTTTTTTATCGTTAAACCACTCAAATAAACTCTCCGCTGATTTATCCCCGATTCCCTTGATTTCCATCCATTGTTCTTTTGAAATTTGCGGGAAAATATTTATTACATCATGAAGACTCCTTATTTTTTCTTTTATTATTTTTTCTTTATTTTTCACCACCAGAACTGCAGTTTCTTCTCCTACAAATCTTATCCCCAATGCATATAAAAATTTTTCTAGGTTTATTTTTTTGCTTTTTTCAATAGCCTCTGTAAGATTTTTGGCTGATTTTTCAGCGAAACGTTCCAATGATTCGAGATCGCCCGTTTTTAATTCAAAAATATCGCTTATATCAGAAACAAGTCCTTCATTCATGAGTTGTTCCACGATTTTTTCCCCGAAACCGACTATATCAAAACCTTTGCGGGAAACAAAATGAATTATTTTTTCGCGTTCTACAGCAAAACACCTTGGATTCAGACAATAATGAGCCGCTGAGATTTGAGATGTTTCTTTCTTTTTTGATATTCCTATTTCTTGCCTCTCAACTTTTCCTCCGCAAATCGGGCACTTTGTCGGCATATGAAAAACTTTTTCTTTTCCAGTCCTTAAATTTTTTACAACCTCTACAACTTCAGGAATCACATCTCCAGCTTTATGAATGATAACCGTATCGCCCACTCTGACATCCAAACGCCTTATTTCATCTTCATTATGAAGCGTTGCACGGCTGACTGTTGACCCAGCAACTTTTACCGGACGAAGATGCGCTACCGGAGTCAGGGCTCCAGTGCGTCCTACCTGAACATTAATATCTTCCACAACTGTTGTAACCTGAGCAGCTGGAAACTTATATGCAATTCCCCACCTTGGAGATTTGCCGGTATAACCCAACGCTCTCTGTAATTTAAGCGAATTTATTTTTATAACTATTCCATCAATTTCATAGTCTTGTTTGTCTCTTTTGTTTGTCCAATAATCATAAAATCTCTGAACCTCGCCAATATCTTTGCATAATTTGCGCCCTGTATTGACTTTAAATCCTAACTTTTCTAAAAGTTCCAGCTCTTCAATCTGGGTTTCTGGAAATTTTGTGCTTATTCTATCTATATCATATATAAAACTGTCCAATTTCCTGCCAGAGGCAATCTTCGGATCGAGTTGTCTTATGGAACCAGCTGCCGCATTGCGAGAATTGGCAAAAAGCGCTTCACCTTTTTTTTCACGTTCTCTGTTTATTCTCTGCAATTCTTTTTTACTCAGCCAGCACTCACCGACTACTATTAGGTCAAATGGCATATTCAGTTTTAGCGGTATGCTTTGAATAGTCTTCAAATTTTGCGTTACATTTTCTCCAACCATTCCGTCACCGCGGGTAGCACCTTGCACAAATTTACCATTTTCATAAGTTAGGATCATCTTCAGACCATCAATTTTCAATTCACAGCAATATTCTAATTTTTCTTTTATATTGGTTTTTTCAATCATTCTTTTTATTTTTTCTTCCCAGTTTTTCAGTTCATTGCTATCGAAAACATCATCAAAAGACCACTGCTTGATTTCGTGTTTCACTTTTTGAAATTTATCCAAAGGCTCTCCTCCGATGCGGACTGTCGGAGAATTGGGAGACTTGAGATCCGGAAATTGTTCCTCCAGCTTTCTCAACTCTTCCATGAGAGAATCATAAATCTCATCAGTAACATCCGGATCATCTAAAACATGGTATTTGTAACGCAATTTGTCTATTTCCGCTGAAAGTTTGGCTATTCTTGTTTTAGCTTCATGTTTTACCCCCACACCTATTTAAATTAAAAAATTAAATTAAACTGTTTTTAATCCTTCTTTTCAACTGACTTAACGCATTTGCCCTTAATTTTAAGTTGTGCTCTCTTGTTCTCGCATCTTTTTGAGACACGTAAGCCTCATAATATACCAGCTTGAATGGTACACGACATTTAGTTGATTTACAAAGACCTTTATTATGTTCAGAAAATCTTTTTATCAAATTATTTGTCGACCCAGTATATAAATCACCGTCTTTTTTACTTTTTATTATATAAACATAGAACATAACATTTAAATAGGTGTGGGGGTGAATTCATATTTTAATTATAATACAAAAAAATCGCCCTGCCTATGGGCGATTTTTTAAATTTTACAAATATTTTATTGACATTCAACCGTTATACTATCTGTCTGATCAGTTTTTGGTAATCCTAAATAATTAACAGTGGCATCTATTTTATTTCCTGACGAATCTGTGAGTGTATATGTTCCACTAGTATTAATTGTTTCATCATTTCCTGTCCCCCAGGTTAAAGTAGGAAGAGCTTGGGAATAAGGATATCTGACAATAATAACTCCGCAACCACCAAATCTGTCGTAACCCCATGAAAAACCATAATCAATTCCACCACCGCCAGAACCAGTCCAAGGTTTTCCACTTGCTTCTTCGGTTGTAATCGGATACCCCCAAGAGTGACCTTTACCTCCAATTCCACCGCTTCCGCCTTCTCCACCTCTAAAATTACTAAAATTACCATTATAATCTCCAGAACCTCCGCCTCCGCCAGCAGCATAAATCGTAGGAACACCACTGATAGAAGAAGATATTCCGTCTCCTCCTTGCCCGCCATGATAATTTCCATCTGTACCTACAAAAGGCTGGTATCCGGCACTGCCGGCTCCGCCTCCGCCACCACCAAATGCTACCCACTCTCTACCATTGGGATAAATAGTAGTAGCTGCCCCCCCATTGTTTCCTTGTGAAGGTGCAGTAGCCGGAGTGTTACCAAGTCCTGGTGAAGCATATTCAGGACCATTGTTCCATTGAACTACATATCCACCTGATCCAGATCCACCATTGACAGAAGAATAACTTCCACCACCGCCTCCGCCAGTAGCTACTTCTTGATCAGAACCTCCAGTATCCCAAATTGTATTTCTGTTATTATAATAGACTTGGTCAGAA
Coding sequences within it:
- the gatA gene encoding Asp-tRNA(Asn)/Glu-tRNA(Gln) amidotransferase subunit GatA — its product is MIKELHNKLISKEITAVQLAENYFAFIEKKEPEVSAYLTLTKELAMDQAKKVDEKISKGEKIGIIEGIPCAIKDNICIKGVRTTAGSKILDNYIAPYDATVIKHLKKSGAVFLGKTNMDEFAMGSSTENSAYQITKNPLDIERVPGGSSGGSIAAVAANEAVWSLGSDTGGSIRQPASFCGVVGLKPTYGRVSRNGLLAMASSLDQIGPVAKNVEDVAIILSEISGEDLLDATSAQSGSKRYEDYLTGNISGKSIGIPQEYMEGLDSEIKKVFDESVEKLKSLGAQIKTISLPHAKYALPTYYIIMTSEVSSNLARFDGIKYGLRINDESDSDVKEGELPKTLLEGYLDTRKIGFGDEVKRRIMLGTYALSAGYYDAYYLKAQKVRALIRQDFEKAFKEVDFIYSPTAPETAFKIGEKTNDPLKMYLGDIYTITANLAGIPAVSFPIGAVKNLPVGGQLMGKWFDEEGLLDVAYTFEINN
- a CDS encoding GIY-YIG nuclease family protein; this translates as MFYVYIIKSKKDGDLYTGSTNNLIKRFSEHNKGLCKSTKCRVPFKLVYYEAYVSQKDARTREHNLKLRANALSQLKRRIKNSLI
- the gatC gene encoding Asp-tRNA(Asn)/Glu-tRNA(Gln) amidotransferase subunit GatC, with the protein product MLTREEILHIATLARIGLDEKDIKKYQNELSEILDYFKKLNELNVEGIEPIGHITGMQNIYRSDINKEFEPLEKERIIKNIPENKDGYIKVKSVL
- the ligA gene encoding NAD-dependent DNA ligase LigA, with the protein product MGVKHEAKTRIAKLSAEIDKLRYKYHVLDDPDVTDEIYDSLMEELRKLEEQFPDLKSPNSPTVRIGGEPLDKFQKVKHEIKQWSFDDVFDSNELKNWEEKIKRMIEKTNIKEKLEYCCELKIDGLKMILTYENGKFVQGATRGDGMVGENVTQNLKTIQSIPLKLNMPFDLIVVGECWLSKKELQRINREREKKGEALFANSRNAAAGSIRQLDPKIASGRKLDSFIYDIDRISTKFPETQIEELELLEKLGFKVNTGRKLCKDIGEVQRFYDYWTNKRDKQDYEIDGIVIKINSLKLQRALGYTGKSPRWGIAYKFPAAQVTTVVEDINVQVGRTGALTPVAHLRPVKVAGSTVSRATLHNEDEIRRLDVRVGDTVIIHKAGDVIPEVVEVVKNLRTGKEKVFHMPTKCPICGGKVERQEIGISKKKETSQISAAHYCLNPRCFAVEREKIIHFVSRKGFDIVGFGEKIVEQLMNEGLVSDISDIFELKTGDLESLERFAEKSAKNLTEAIEKSKKINLEKFLYALGIRFVGEETAVLVVKNKEKIIKEKIRSLHDVINIFPQISKEQWMEIKGIGDKSAESLFEWFNDKKNLELLEKIKKLGVILEVAEAENISDGNQKLSGKNFVLTGELSSFTRDEAKDMIRKRGGGISSSVSQKTDYVVAGENPGSKYEKAKELGVAIIGEEEFIKLIKK